Proteins from a single region of Stutzerimonas stutzeri:
- a CDS encoding CRISPR-associated helicase/endonuclease Cas3 translates to MARNPAYSYSNLSDSARRIWAKSGESGGHGLLAHLLDVAAVVETLLVIEPESTRRWAAREFGLEPSQIIRWVAAVAGLHDFGKAIPGFQAKWLEGMQVDQSLGLAFPASACSRSRHDLATAALLGVSLNGLAVADVGWLRHAVQAVSAHHGYHFLPAETDQGRPLNEPAEWRQTREDILLSYWQTLAPDGAPALDELSLAAVNWLAGLTSAADWIASNPEWFCLGERSIDDLRDYYRNACVLAQAALTRIGWHRYRPLLPQSMETNDLLARIVGRPELSARPLQLAGDRLLQAVQGPSLLLVEAPMGEGKTELAFLAHLRLQAANGHRGLYVALPTQATGNALFKRTLTFLDQFAEGPLDIQLVHGGAAMNEEVQHLRGIDHSAAESLSASAWFSQRKRPLLSPYGVGTVDQALFAALNVKHHFVRLWGLGNRVVVLDEVHAYDTYTSGLIAALLRWLKALGCSVVLMSATLPLARRAELLRAWGVELCAVPDLAYPRLLLADERGVCGEHFTARQLAPIHLTGLGESLEVLAETAVELLAEGGCGALIVNTVDRAQKLYAALRQRLGDEAQLLLFHARFPADQRGEREREMLARFGADGDRPVRALLVATQVAEQSLDIDFDFMLSDLAPVDLLLQRAGRLHRHDRPRPSRHAQACLYVAGLQADQLPELKETAWGYVYDAYILLRTWALLRREACLTLPADIDRLVQAVYGDEPLPDDLDEEVCARIEIESYGEYLARVQKERRESFNIAIDPAEEPQRAYNGKPRGSEEGEGVGLENKTRLGTESVTLIPLEMVDGGWCVRLGEAVFPLDGPLSDALARQLYNRQLKVSRMALVKRFKCDQLPAAFEHPLLRNCYPLPLQQGRYVHDGLRLRLDDHLGLVYEPSDGTNEENA, encoded by the coding sequence ATGGCCCGGAACCCTGCCTACAGCTATTCAAACCTGTCTGATTCTGCCCGACGCATATGGGCCAAGAGCGGTGAGTCGGGCGGGCATGGTCTGCTGGCTCATCTGCTGGATGTTGCAGCCGTAGTCGAAACATTGCTTGTCATCGAGCCCGAATCGACGCGCCGCTGGGCGGCTAGAGAGTTTGGGCTTGAGCCCTCACAGATCATTCGCTGGGTGGCCGCAGTCGCCGGCCTGCACGATTTCGGTAAAGCCATTCCAGGCTTCCAGGCCAAATGGCTGGAGGGCATGCAGGTCGACCAGTCGCTTGGGCTGGCCTTCCCTGCGAGCGCCTGCAGTCGCAGCCGGCATGATCTGGCTACCGCTGCGCTGCTGGGGGTGTCACTAAATGGGCTGGCAGTGGCGGACGTCGGATGGCTGCGCCATGCGGTGCAGGCGGTCAGCGCGCACCATGGTTATCACTTCCTGCCGGCTGAAACGGATCAGGGCAGGCCGCTCAATGAACCGGCTGAATGGCGACAGACGCGTGAGGACATCCTGCTCAGCTATTGGCAGACGTTGGCGCCTGACGGCGCCCCGGCGCTCGACGAGTTGTCGCTGGCTGCAGTGAACTGGTTGGCGGGCCTTACCAGCGCGGCCGACTGGATAGCCTCCAATCCCGAGTGGTTCTGCCTCGGTGAGCGCTCCATCGATGATCTGCGTGACTACTACCGCAATGCCTGCGTGCTGGCCCAGGCGGCGCTTACCCGGATCGGCTGGCACCGCTATAGACCGTTGCTGCCGCAGTCGATGGAAACCAATGATTTGCTGGCCCGCATCGTCGGCCGCCCGGAATTGAGCGCAAGGCCGTTGCAGCTGGCAGGCGACCGTCTGCTGCAAGCGGTGCAGGGGCCATCCCTGCTGCTGGTAGAGGCGCCAATGGGGGAGGGTAAGACCGAGCTGGCCTTCCTCGCGCATTTGCGACTGCAGGCCGCCAACGGCCACCGCGGCCTCTATGTGGCGTTACCGACTCAGGCAACCGGTAATGCGCTGTTCAAGCGCACGCTGACGTTTCTCGACCAGTTCGCCGAAGGCCCGTTGGATATTCAGCTGGTGCACGGCGGCGCGGCCATGAATGAGGAAGTGCAGCATCTGCGTGGTATCGACCATTCGGCCGCAGAAAGTCTTTCCGCCTCCGCCTGGTTCTCTCAGCGTAAACGACCTTTGCTGTCGCCCTATGGGGTGGGCACGGTGGATCAGGCGCTGTTCGCTGCGCTTAACGTCAAACATCACTTTGTGCGGCTGTGGGGGTTGGGCAATCGGGTAGTGGTGCTGGACGAAGTGCATGCCTACGACACCTACACCTCTGGGCTCATCGCCGCGCTGCTGCGCTGGCTGAAAGCGTTGGGCTGCTCGGTCGTGCTCATGAGCGCGACCCTCCCGCTGGCCAGGCGTGCCGAGCTCCTGCGCGCGTGGGGTGTGGAGCTATGCGCGGTCCCTGATTTGGCTTACCCGCGCCTATTGCTTGCGGATGAGCGTGGTGTATGTGGCGAGCACTTCACTGCCCGCCAGCTGGCCCCGATCCATCTCACAGGTCTCGGTGAAAGCCTGGAGGTTCTGGCAGAGACCGCCGTGGAGCTGCTAGCAGAGGGCGGTTGCGGCGCCCTGATCGTGAATACAGTGGACCGCGCGCAGAAACTCTACGCGGCCCTTCGGCAGCGACTCGGCGATGAAGCACAACTGCTGCTGTTCCATGCCCGCTTTCCCGCGGACCAGCGGGGCGAGCGGGAGCGGGAGATGCTCGCGCGTTTCGGCGCCGACGGTGATCGGCCCGTGCGTGCGCTGCTGGTAGCCACTCAGGTGGCCGAGCAATCGCTCGATATCGACTTCGATTTCATGCTCAGCGATCTGGCACCGGTGGACTTGCTACTGCAGCGCGCCGGGCGTCTGCATCGACATGATCGCCCACGTCCGAGTCGGCATGCCCAGGCTTGCCTGTATGTCGCCGGACTGCAGGCCGACCAGCTTCCCGAGCTCAAGGAAACCGCCTGGGGTTATGTCTACGATGCCTACATCCTGCTGCGAACCTGGGCGCTTTTGCGGCGCGAGGCCTGTCTGACGTTGCCTGCCGATATCGACCGGCTTGTACAGGCTGTCTACGGCGACGAGCCGCTGCCGGACGATCTTGATGAAGAGGTCTGCGCGCGAATCGAGATCGAGTCGTACGGCGAGTACCTGGCGCGCGTGCAGAAGGAACGGCGTGAGTCCTTCAACATCGCCATCGACCCTGCGGAAGAGCCCCAGCGCGCATACAACGGCAAGCCGCGTGGCAGTGAAGAGGGCGAGGGCGTCGGGTTGGAGAACAAGACTCGCCTTGGCACCGAGTCCGTCACCCTGATCCCGTTGGAGATGGTCGATGGCGGCTGGTGCGTGCGGCTTGGCGAGGCTGTTTTTCCCCTCGACGGCCCACTGTCCGACGCCTTGGCGCGGCAGCTCTACAACCGACAGCTCAAGGTGTCGCGCATGGCGCTGGTCAAACGGTTCAAGTGCGACCAATTGCCCGCTGCATTCGAGCATCCGCTGCTGCGAAACTGCTATCCGCTGCCGTTGCAGCAGGGGCGTTATGTGCACGATGGCCTGAGGTTACGGCTGGATGACCACCTCGGGCTGGTATACGAGCCCAGCGATGGAACGAACGAGGAGAACGCATGA
- a CDS encoding ion transporter, whose translation MQVTRPETNARSRLEQLIERPFVQRSILLLIVINAAILGMQTSPSLVASWGELLRVVDVLIVGVFVVEIAARIYVHRAAFFRDPWSLFDFTVVAIALVPASGPFSVLRALRVLRVMRMVTMVPSMRRVVGALLSAIPGLGSIAMVLALVFYVSAVIATGLFGAEFPEWFGNLGRSIYTLFQVMTLESWSMGIVRPLMDVFPYAWVFFIPFILIATFTMLNLFIAIIVNAMQTVTDADHEATQATIEAAREHIEADLHEEVRALRGEIAELKELLRGQTRQ comes from the coding sequence ATGCAGGTAACACGCCCAGAGACGAACGCCCGTAGTCGCCTGGAACAGCTCATCGAACGGCCGTTCGTTCAGCGCAGCATCCTGCTGCTGATTGTGATCAACGCGGCCATTCTCGGCATGCAGACCTCGCCGTCACTGGTGGCTAGCTGGGGCGAGCTGCTCAGGGTGGTCGATGTGCTAATCGTCGGCGTGTTCGTGGTGGAAATCGCAGCGCGCATCTACGTTCATCGCGCGGCGTTCTTCCGTGATCCCTGGAGCCTGTTCGATTTCACCGTGGTCGCCATCGCGCTGGTGCCCGCCAGCGGCCCGTTCAGCGTTCTGCGCGCCCTGCGCGTACTGCGGGTGATGCGCATGGTCACCATGGTGCCGTCGATGCGCCGCGTCGTCGGCGCGCTGCTTTCGGCCATTCCCGGTCTGGGCTCGATTGCCATGGTGTTGGCGCTGGTCTTCTACGTGTCCGCGGTGATCGCCACCGGGCTGTTCGGCGCAGAATTCCCCGAGTGGTTCGGCAACCTCGGCCGTTCGATCTACACGCTGTTCCAGGTGATGACGCTGGAAAGCTGGTCGATGGGCATCGTGCGCCCGCTGATGGACGTGTTCCCCTACGCCTGGGTGTTCTTTATCCCGTTCATCCTGATTGCCACCTTCACCATGCTCAACCTGTTCATCGCCATCATCGTCAACGCGATGCAGACGGTTACCGATGCGGACCACGAAGCCACCCAGGCAACCATCGAGGCGGCACGCGAGCACATTGAGGCGGACCTGCATGAGGAGGTCCGCGCCCTGCGTGGCGAAATAGCCGAGCTCAAGGAGCTGCTACGCGGGCAGACCCGACAGTAG
- a CDS encoding acyl-CoA dehydrogenase family protein has protein sequence MNLQSCAETHEVTNQVPPLDGANLYRIDLPLQQWVKRYQAGWAQERLDVYGALAGGPLMQAGFLANENKPVFKSHDRYGHRLDLVEFHPAYHELMRAAVEHGIPSLPWSDPQPGAQVARAALMYLHNQAEAGSSCPLTMTYASVPALRLQPDLAERWLPKILAREYDPRNLPMEQKAGVTIGMAMTEKQGGTDVRANSTRAYPVGTGGPGQAYGLVGHKWFCSAPMCDAFLTLAQTDKGLSCFLLPRHRPDGTRNQFYIQRLKNKLGNWANASSEVEYRGALAWMVGEEGRGVPTIIEMVSSTRFDCMIGSSSLMRQALTQAMHHCAHRQVGGRILLEQPLMQNVLADLALESEAALALTLRMGRAQDNRHDEHEDKFARLVTAVGKYWICKRAPNMIAEASECLGGAGYVEETILPRLYREAPVNSIWEGSGNVQCLDVLRALSKEPGVLEVLFAELGDGHGDARLKAHIQRLKTAFGDTEDIQYRARQLTEDVAVGLQAKLLLEAGNAAVSDAFIVSRLEGQGRVYGTLPRGLDIDALLARSAPQL, from the coding sequence ATGAACCTGCAGAGCTGCGCCGAAACCCACGAGGTCACCAACCAGGTGCCGCCACTCGACGGTGCCAATCTCTATCGCATCGATCTGCCGCTGCAGCAGTGGGTAAAGCGCTATCAAGCGGGCTGGGCGCAGGAGCGTCTGGATGTCTACGGCGCGCTTGCCGGTGGGCCGCTTATGCAGGCCGGCTTTCTCGCCAACGAGAACAAGCCGGTCTTCAAGAGTCACGACCGCTATGGCCATCGCCTTGATCTGGTGGAGTTTCACCCGGCCTATCACGAGCTGATGCGCGCTGCCGTCGAGCACGGCATTCCGTCGCTGCCCTGGAGCGATCCGCAGCCCGGCGCCCAGGTGGCTCGTGCTGCCTTGATGTACCTGCACAACCAGGCCGAAGCCGGTAGCAGCTGCCCGTTGACCATGACCTACGCCAGCGTGCCGGCGCTGCGCCTGCAGCCTGACCTTGCCGAACGCTGGCTGCCGAAGATCCTCGCCCGCGAATATGACCCGCGCAACCTGCCGATGGAGCAGAAGGCCGGCGTCACCATCGGTATGGCGATGACCGAGAAGCAGGGCGGCACCGACGTGCGCGCCAACAGCACTCGCGCCTATCCGGTTGGTACCGGTGGCCCCGGGCAGGCCTACGGGCTGGTCGGTCACAAGTGGTTCTGCTCGGCGCCGATGTGCGATGCCTTCCTCACCCTGGCGCAGACCGACAAGGGCCTGTCCTGCTTCCTGCTGCCGCGCCATCGCCCGGACGGCACGCGCAACCAGTTCTATATCCAGCGCCTGAAGAACAAGCTGGGCAACTGGGCCAACGCCTCCAGCGAAGTCGAGTACCGCGGCGCGCTGGCCTGGATGGTCGGTGAAGAAGGGCGTGGCGTGCCGACCATCATCGAGATGGTCTCCTCGACCCGCTTCGACTGCATGATCGGCTCCAGCTCGCTGATGCGTCAGGCGCTGACCCAGGCCATGCACCACTGCGCGCACCGTCAGGTCGGCGGCCGGATCCTGCTGGAGCAACCGCTGATGCAGAACGTGCTGGCCGACCTTGCCCTGGAAAGCGAGGCAGCGCTGGCGCTGACCCTGCGCATGGGCCGTGCCCAGGACAACCGCCATGACGAGCACGAAGACAAGTTCGCCCGGCTGGTCACCGCCGTCGGCAAGTACTGGATCTGCAAACGCGCGCCGAACATGATCGCCGAGGCCAGCGAATGCCTTGGCGGCGCTGGCTACGTCGAGGAAACCATCCTGCCGCGGCTGTACCGCGAGGCACCGGTGAATTCCATCTGGGAGGGCTCCGGCAATGTGCAATGCCTGGATGTGCTGCGCGCACTGTCCAAGGAGCCCGGCGTGCTGGAGGTGCTGTTCGCCGAACTCGGTGACGGTCACGGTGATGCACGGCTGAAGGCGCATATTCAGCGATTGAAGACGGCCTTCGGTGACACCGAGGACATCCAGTACCGCGCCCGTCAGCTCACCGAAGACGTAGCCGTCGGGCTGCAGGCCAAGCTGCTGCTCGAAGCCGGCAACGCGGCCGTTTCGGATGCGTTCATTGTCAGCCGTCTGGAGGGGCAGGGGCGCGTCTATGGCACCCTGCCGCGCGGGCTGGACATCGACGCGCTGCTTGCCCGCAGCGCGCCGCAGCTGTGA